A window from Cydia pomonella isolate Wapato2018A chromosome 8, ilCydPomo1, whole genome shotgun sequence encodes these proteins:
- the LOC133520381 gene encoding venom allergen 3-like isoform X2 gives MLAIGLAAVLAALFICCSGASVDYCGAAMCGMSNSHTFCQYTEGPGPKCTGYINDRLTGEEKTRLIGRMNRRRNEAALGKLQMPPASNMLKLRWVEELAREAQVWADQCNPPSYPEGHDVCRDLYSITVGQCVASVVGEAPGLRPESMVDMWYLQGRQNTIPTDDKNYPMDFAQMLWAHTYLVGCARSRFMIEQNGRLRTVTRLVCNFAPRGPEGPLWVPGAPASVCPALSGPDPVFSGLCTFPETARQLEEALEDMEKALASSPVSSKVRRDLRQPQESIDIPEQRENERRPQKELPKELTETQKLKEIGTPDSAPIMAILTKYAPLIKSYENIFKRSDASNTTLSLIVLVLGCIVSNSL, from the exons TGCGATGTGTGGGATGTCCAATTCTCACACGTTTTGTCAGTATACC GAAGGCCCAGGCCCCAAATGTACCGGTTATATAAACGACCGCCTCACGGGCGAGGAGAAGACGCGTTTGATTGGTCGTATGAACCGTCGGCGTAACGAGGCGGCCCTGGGCAAATTACAAATGCCTCCAGCTAGCAATATGCTGAAACTG CGTTGGGTCGAAGAGTTAGCTCGAGAAGCGCAGGTATGGGCAGATCAATGCAACCCGCCTAGCTATCCTGAGGGACATGATGTGTGCAGAGATCTCT ATTCAATAACAGTAGGTCAGTGCGTGGCGTCAGTGGTCGGAGAAGCGCCCGGCCTCCGGCCCGAGTCCATGGTCGACATGTGGTATTTGCAGGGTCGGCAGAATACCATCCCCAC GGATGACAAGAACTATCCAATGGACTTCGCGCAAATGCTATGGGCGCACACGTATTTAGTTGGCTGCGCTAGAAGTCGATTTATG ATAGAACAAAACGGCCGTCTCCGTACAGTGACACGCCTGGTATGCAACTTCGCGCCGCGCGGACCGGAGGGTCCGTTGTGGGTCCCAGGAGCGCCTGCATCCGTCTGTCCGGCTCTTTCTGGGCCTGACCCGGTATTTTCTGGACTTTGTACCTTTC CTGAAACGGCGCGACAACTTGAAGAAGCATTGGAGGATATGGAGAAAGCTCTCGCATCTTCACCGGTTTCCAGTAAG GTTCGCCGGGATTTACGTCAACCACAAGAATCTATAGACATACCAGAGCAGAGGGAGAATGAGCGAAGACCACAAAAAGAGCTACCTAAAGAGCTAACCGAAACCCAAAAACTGAAAGAAATTGGTACACCCGACTCAGCTCCAATAATGGCTATACTGACAAAATACGCTCCACTGATAAAAAGCTATGAAAACATATTCAAACGAAGCGATGCATCAAATACCACTCTTAGTTTAATAGTGTTGGTGTTAGGGTGCATAGTTTCAAACAGTTTGTAA
- the LOC133520381 gene encoding uncharacterized protein LOC133520381 isoform X1, whose protein sequence is MLAIGLAAVLAALFICCSGASVDYCGAAMCGMSNSHTFCQYTEGPGPKCTGYINDRLTGEEKTRLIGRMNRRRNEAALGKLQMPPASNMLKLRWVEELAREAQVWADQCNPPSYPEGHDVCRDLYSITVGQCVASVVGEAPGLRPESMVDMWYLQGRQNTIPTDDKNYPMDFAQMLWAHTYLVGCARSRFMIEQNGRLRTVTRLVCNFAPRGPEGPLWVPGAPASVCPALSGPDPVFSGLCTFHHDATFTYDTRNATVLKEQLVLDTILEIDKNDSLNYHGSLDQIYLTKMVAVSINSQTEQQYQLDFTEKNDVVQTKILDYKEVMRNITDNYTITDYSHENVTTKKVNESFTIRVTKKILSTVGRPKSYNIEELNLENKDAENGTANSVPVKEDNVYNDYLDDIVERNERDYIAAVRESNVTIATPSVVIELATETIKSTGSSIISTYILEPTTATFINDSEINNVTVYPDADVRTTTPYVKNDILKRLLNLSEKTDQNPSDPETARQLEEALEDMEKALASSPVSSKVRRDLRQPQESIDIPEQRENERRPQKELPKELTETQKLKEIGTPDSAPIMAILTKYAPLIKSYENIFKRSDASNTTLSLIVLVLGCIVSNSL, encoded by the exons TGCGATGTGTGGGATGTCCAATTCTCACACGTTTTGTCAGTATACC GAAGGCCCAGGCCCCAAATGTACCGGTTATATAAACGACCGCCTCACGGGCGAGGAGAAGACGCGTTTGATTGGTCGTATGAACCGTCGGCGTAACGAGGCGGCCCTGGGCAAATTACAAATGCCTCCAGCTAGCAATATGCTGAAACTG CGTTGGGTCGAAGAGTTAGCTCGAGAAGCGCAGGTATGGGCAGATCAATGCAACCCGCCTAGCTATCCTGAGGGACATGATGTGTGCAGAGATCTCT ATTCAATAACAGTAGGTCAGTGCGTGGCGTCAGTGGTCGGAGAAGCGCCCGGCCTCCGGCCCGAGTCCATGGTCGACATGTGGTATTTGCAGGGTCGGCAGAATACCATCCCCAC GGATGACAAGAACTATCCAATGGACTTCGCGCAAATGCTATGGGCGCACACGTATTTAGTTGGCTGCGCTAGAAGTCGATTTATG ATAGAACAAAACGGCCGTCTCCGTACAGTGACACGCCTGGTATGCAACTTCGCGCCGCGCGGACCGGAGGGTCCGTTGTGGGTCCCAGGAGCGCCTGCATCCGTCTGTCCGGCTCTTTCTGGGCCTGACCCGGTATTTTCTGGACTTTGTACCTTTC ATCACGACGCGACCTTTACGTATGACACCAGAAATGCAACAGTATTAAAGGAACAGTTAGTTTTGGATACAATACTGGAAATAGATAAAAATGATTCTTTGAACTATCATGGTAGTTTGGATCAAATATATTTGACAAAAATGGTGGCAGTAAGTATAAATAGCCAAACTGAGCAGCAATACCAACTTGATTTCACAGAGAAGAATGATGTAGTTCAAACCAAAATTCTAGATTATAAGGAAGTCATGAGAAATATCACTGACAATTATACGATAACTGATTACAGTCACGAAAATGtaacaacaaaaaaagtaaacgaATCATTTACGATACGAgtaaccaaaaaaatattaagtacagtTGGAAGACCTAAATCATATAACATAGAGGAGCTTAATCTAGAAAACAAGGATGCTGAAA ATGGAACAGCAAATTCAGTGCCTGTCAAAGAAGATAATGTTTACAATGATTATCTTGATGATATTGTAGAGAGAAATGAAAGGGATTATATTGCGGCTGTGAGAGAAAGTAATGTAACAATAGCAACACCATCAGTTGTAATCG AACTCGCCACAGAAACTATAAAGTCAACAGGAAGCTCAATAATTTCAACATACATTTTGGAACCAACGACAGCTACTTTTATAAATGACAGTGAAATAAATAATGTCACTGTTTACCCAGACGCAGACGTCCGAACTACGACTCCCTATGTTAAAAATGATATCCTAAAAAGACTGCTAAATTTAAGTGAAAAAACTGACCAGAATCCGTCAGACc CTGAAACGGCGCGACAACTTGAAGAAGCATTGGAGGATATGGAGAAAGCTCTCGCATCTTCACCGGTTTCCAGTAAG GTTCGCCGGGATTTACGTCAACCACAAGAATCTATAGACATACCAGAGCAGAGGGAGAATGAGCGAAGACCACAAAAAGAGCTACCTAAAGAGCTAACCGAAACCCAAAAACTGAAAGAAATTGGTACACCCGACTCAGCTCCAATAATGGCTATACTGACAAAATACGCTCCACTGATAAAAAGCTATGAAAACATATTCAAACGAAGCGATGCATCAAATACCACTCTTAGTTTAATAGTGTTGGTGTTAGGGTGCATAGTTTCAAACAGTTTGTAA